The following are from one region of the Zonotrichia leucophrys gambelii isolate GWCS_2022_RI chromosome 1A, RI_Zleu_2.0, whole genome shotgun sequence genome:
- the ETFRF1 gene encoding electron transfer flavoprotein regulatory factor 1 gives MANSLRSEVIKLYKNLLYLGREYPKGADYFRSRLKAAFLKNKDETDPEKIKQLIARGEFVIKELEALYFLRKYRAMKQRYYSDDKP, from the exons ATGGCCAATTCTTTAAGAAGTGAAGTGATAAAACTGTACAAAAAT CTGCTGTACCTTGGAAGGGAGTATCCCAAAGGAGCAGACTACTTCAGAAGCCGGTTGAAAGCAGCTTTTCTAAAAAACAAAGATGAGACAGATCCAGAAAAAATTAAGCAGCTGATTGCCCGGGGAGAGTTTGTTATAAAGGAGCTGGAGGCTTTGTACTTCCTGAGGAAATACCGAGCCATGAAGCAGCGCTACTACAGCGACGACAAGCCCTGA